The Candidatus Omnitrophota bacterium genome includes the window GGATGCGGACGCAAGCGGACGGGGTCGATCTCGTTTTCCCGCTTGTACGCGATCCAGGTGTCGATCACGTCCTGCGAGAAAACGTCTCCCTGCAGTAAGTATTCATGATCGGCCTCCAAAGCGGCGATGGCGCCTTCCAATGAGCCGGGAACTTGAGGAACTTTCGCTAGTTCTTCAGGTTCCAGATCGTAAAGGTTTCTGTCTAGCGGATCGCCTGGATCAATCTTGTTCAGGATGCCGTCCAAACCCGCCATAGCGATCGCCGCAAAGGCGAAATAAGGATTGCAGGATGGATCGGGGCAGCGGAACTCGATGCGTTTCGCTTTTGGGCTGGGCGAATACATCGGGATGCGGATGGCGGCGCTGCGGTTGCGCTGAGAATAGGCCAGATTGACCGGTGCTTCGTAGCCCGGAACCAAACGCTTGTAGGAATTAGTCGTCGGCGCGCAGAAAGCGATGAGCGAACTGGCGTGTTTCAGTAGTCCGCCGATGTAATAAAGCGCCATGTCGGAAAGACCAGCGTACTTGTCGCCCGCGAAAAGGGGTTTGCCGTTTTTCCAAAGGCTGGAATGGACGTGCATTCCGGAGCCGTTGTCGCCGAATAGAGGCTTGGGCATAAAGGTAACGGTTTTGCCGTTGGCTTTAGCGACGTTCTTCAAAACGTATTTATACATCATGACCTGGTCGGCCATCTTCACCAGCGGCGCGAATCGCATATCGATCTCGCATTGGCCCGCCGTGGCGACCTCATGGTGATGAGCTTCGATGTCGATTCCCAATTCCATGAGAACGGAGACCATTTCCGAGCGAATGTCCTGCAGGGCGTCCGTAGGAGGAACCGGGAAATACCCTTCTTTATGGCGCGGGCGGTAGCCGAGGTTCTGGCCGCCGCAATCGGCGTCGGAATTCCAGATGCCTTCCGACGAGTCGATTTCGTGCATGCTATAATGAGCCGCCGAACCGAACCGCGCGCTGTCGAAAATAAAGAATTCCGCTTCTGGCCCGAAATAAGCTGTATCCGCGATGCCCGTCGATTGAATGTAATCGGCGCATTTTTGGGCGACAGTGCGCGGATCGCGGTTATAGGGCTGCTTGGTAATGGGATCGAGTATGGTGCAGGTTAAAGAAAGCGTAACATGGCTGGTGAAGGGATCGATGAAGGCCGTCGTAGGATCGGGCAGAATCAACATATCGCTTTCGTTGATCGTCTTCCATCCCCGGATGCTGGAACCGTCGAATCCGAAGCCTTCCTCGAACGACTCTTCTTCCAGGCAGTGGCTGGGAACGGAAAAGTGCTGCCACGTCCCCGGAAAGTCTTGAAACTTGAAATCGACGAATTGTACCGATTTCTCCTTGATGGTTTTGAGAACTTCTTTTGGCGTCATTTTTTCTCTCCTTGGATTTTAATAAGACTTCCTGCGGCGAAGAGCCGCTCATCCGAAATCTCATATTTCTTTGGGTTTGATTTGTTTTTCTTCATTACCCCGGCTAGAGGCGGAAAAAACATTTCTTACCCTTATTGCATTCATTATGCCACTTTTGGATTACATCATTAATTTATAAAAATCAAATAGTAACATGATATTTATTCCATTGAATCCTTCTGTTTGTTCATAGAAAGACAGACTGTTGCTGCTGATTTATGAACACAAGACTAAAAATCAGCACCCTATCTGCCTGAAAGAAATGGGAAAAAGCATGAAAGTTACAATATAACAACTACAATGGTGGCTACGCTTCGCTTTGAGCCCACCCTACCGACTCTGCCGATCTCAATAAATTATGGAAAATATCAATGACTCTATCGCCTGTTTTCCATAAATCATGCGTAATGCCGGTTTCCTCCTCCAGCGACGTTACGCAGAGGTCTGGCATTCCGCACGGCGTGATGAGGCGAAAGGTTTCATGCTGCGGCTTAATATTGAGGGAAAAACCGTGAAACGAAAAACCCTTGCGGACGCGGACGCCGATGAATCCAATCTTCTTATCGCCAACCCAAGCGCCCGCCTTGCCGTCGATGCGGCGGGCGGCGACGCCGTAAGCGGCGCAAAGCCGAATCATCGCTTCTTCCAAGAGGCGCAAATGCTCATGAACCGTCAAAGACCGCTCGCGCAGATTGAGAATGGGATAAAAGACGAGTTGCCCCGGCCCGTGATAAGTGGCTTTGCCGCCGCGCGGGCTTTTATGGATGGTTACGCCCATGCGCCGATAATAAATCGGAGAGAAAACTAGATCGTTGCGACTGGCGGAAGTTCCCAGCGTGATCGTCGGTGGATGTTCGCAGAGAATCAGCGCCTCTTTTTCTTGAGCGACCCGCTCTTCCTGCATCTGGGACGCTTGTTCGTAGGATACGTCCACGCCCCAACGCAGGACGGGCGGCGGGAAACTCCCGTTATGCGCCATGAATCCGTTCTCCCAAAACGTCGAGCGCCGCTTCCATGATGGATTCGCCGTAGGTGGGATGAGCATGAACAGTGCGGCCAATCTCCTCGGCGGTGACTTCCATCGAGATGGCGAGAACGAGTTCGTGAATCATTTCCGTCGCCTCGCCGCCGACGATGTGCGCGCCGATAAGGCCGCCGTATTTCTCTTCGAATATTAATTTAACCAAACCGTCGGCGTCTCCGGAAGCGATGGCGCGCCCGCTGGCTTTGAAGGAGAAGGAGCCGACTTTGTAGGCGATGCCTTCTTCCTTCGCTTTCCGCTCCGTATAACCGACGCTAGCGACTTGGGGGCGGCAGTAGGTGCAGCCGGGAATGGCGCGATAATTGATAAGCGGCGGATTCTTGCCCGCGATATGCTCGACGGCGTGGACGCCCTCAGCGGAAGCGACATGCGCAAGCCAAGGAGGGCCGATCACGTCGCCAATGGCGTAGATCGAGGGAATATTCGTCTGCATGTGTTCATTGACGGAAACGCTCGATTTGACGGTCTTGACTCCCAGTTTTTCCAAACCAAGGTTTTCGATATTGCCGGTTACGCCGATGGCGACGAGCGCAATGTCGGCGGTTAACTCTTTCTTGACGCCGTTGGCTTCATATTGAATGTGGACGGTTTCACCGTCTCTTGCAACCGATTTTACCAGCGCGTTGGTTTCGATGTTGACTCCGCGCCGCTTGAAACTACGGGCGGCGGTCTTGGAAATTTCGTCGTCCTCGACGGGAAGAACGCGATCTAACGCTTCCAGAACCGTAACTTGCGAACCGAGGCAATTGTAATAATAGGCGAACTCCATGCCGATGGCGCCCGCGCCGATGACGGCCAGACGTGGAGGCAGTTCTTTGAGCAGCATGGCTTCCTTGCTGGAGACGATACGCTCGCCGTCGCGTTGAATGCCAGGCAAATCGCGTGGACGCGCTCCCGTGGCTATAAGAATATGATCCGCCATGTAAATTTCCGATTTCCCCTCCGACTCGACGCGCACTTCGTTAGGTGAAACGATTTCCGCCGTTCCTTTGATTTGTTGGATGGAATGCTTTTTAAAGAGAAATTCCACGCCGGAAACGATGCGATCGGAAATGCCCCGGCTGCGGTCTACAATGGCGGCGAGATCGAAGCCGACGCCCTCTGCTTTAAGGCCGAAAGCGCCGCCCTTTTTAAGGTGCTCATACAATTCGGCGCTTTTGAGCAGGGCCTTGGTGGGGATGCAGCCCCAATTTAGGCAAAGTCCGCCAGGCCGGTCGCGTTCGACGACGGCCGTCTTCATTCCCAACTGCGAAGCGCGGATAGCGGCGACATAACCGCCAGGCCCGGCGCCGATGACGAGAAGATTTAGATTTGCTTTTGCATTCATATAAAAACCGCCGATGTAAGTGAATAATTCATGTTACGCAACCAATGTTCTTTCGCTTTCGGCGTTGGTATTTCAACACCGATTAGAAGAACCATTCATAAGAGCAGGAAGGATTTAATTTTTTGCATTATTGAATCACAAAACCACGAAAAGGGTCGAATTCCACGAATTTTTCGAATCACGGATATCACGGATTCTTTTGGATTCCACGGAAAAAACCTTTTCACGGCGCGATTCCTTTCACCTAACTGTTTTCCTGTTTTTTTTTCGTGTTTTTCTTTTTAATTTCGCGTTTTCGTGATTCGACGCGACGATCATAATTGACTTCTCCATCTTTTTCTCGCGCGTAATATGAGATAGTAATTTAGAATCGAATATTAACTACTACTGTAAAGATAAAACTATGAATCGTACATTTACAATTATTGTCGAAAAGGGTGAAGACGGTTATCTCATCAGCGAAGTCGTCGATCTGCCGGGTTGCCATACGCAGGCTCGAAGCTACGACGAACTCTTAATTCGAACGAAAGAAGCCATCGAACTGTACTTGGAAGAAAAACCCGAGATCACGTTCAAATTCGTTGGTCTTGCCCAAATCGAAGTATAAAATCCCTCGTAATTCGCTCATCATTCATCATTCATCATTCATCATTCATCATTCATCATTCATCACTCATCATTCATCATTCCTACAAATGCAGCGTCAAAGGATTTTCCAAAATCGATTTCAGCGTCGCCAGGAACTGCGCGCCTTCCGCGCCGTCGAAGACGCGGTGATCGCAGGAAATGGTCAACGCCATGCGCTTGCCGGGAACGATTTGGTTGTCTTGAATCACCGGCTCGACGCGGATGGCGCCGACGGCTAGAATGGCCGCTTGCGGCGGATTGATGACGGCGCTGAAGCGGGTGATGCCCATCATGCCTAAATTGCTGATGGTGAATGTGCCGCCGGACAGTTCATTGGGCGTCAATCTTCCTTCGCGGGCTTTCTCCACCAGGCGGAGGCGTTCGCGGGCGATCTGGCCTACCGATTTCGCTTCGCAGGAATGGATGACCGGAACCATCAGCGCATCTTCGCCCGCCACGGCGAGGCCGATATTCGCGGCGTAAAAGCGGCGGATGTACGCGCCGCCGAATTGGCTGTTGACTTGGGGATGGCGCTGCAAGGCGACGGCGCAGGCTTTAACGAGGATATCCGTCAGCGTGATCTTCACGTCCTCGCCCGCCAGTGCCTGCAGATCGTTTTTAAAAGCCAGCGAACGCTCGATATTCACGTCGGTTTCGAGATAAAAATGGGGTACGGGTCCAAGACTCTCCGGCAGGCGCCGGGCGATAACCGAACGGATTGTATTGAGCGGAAAATCTTCGAAAAGCAAACCCTTCGAGGGCGTCAACGCCATTTGTCTTGTGGCGGGAACCTGCGCGGCGGCGGGGGCTTGCGCGAGATAAGATTCGATATCGCGTTTGACGATGCGTCCCGCCGGACCGGAGCCGTTGATATGCGCCAGATCGACGTTATGTTCCGCCGCCATGCGCTGGGCGACGGGCGAGACGCGGATTCTTCGATCCTCGGCGGACGGCGCCGGTTCAGACGCTGACGCGGAGGCCAATGCAGGCGCGGATTCGGTCGATTTCGCTTCCGGTTTCGGGGCGGGCTTTGCTGTCCCGGATTGAGTCTTATTCAATAAATCGTCGATATTCTCGCCTGGCTTGCCCACAATGGCGAGCGGCCCGCCTATGGGGACGGCGCTTCCCGCGGGAGCAAGGATTTTCAAAAGCGCGCCCGCATCGAAGACTTCGAGTTCCATCGTCGCCTTGTCGGTTTCCACTTCGGCGATGGCTTCGCCCGCTGCTACGGCGTCTCCCTCCTTCTTGATCCAAGAGACGATTTTCCCCGTCGTCATGGTGTCGCTCAGCTTAGGCATTTCAATAATGGAAGCCACGATATCAAACCTCCAGGCGGATCAATCCGCCAAGTAACAGACTTTCTTTACCGCTTTAATAATCTTATCGGCGTTGGGAACCACGGCGCGTTCGAGAACGGAAGCGTAGGGCATGGGAACGTCTTCGGATGTTACGCGGGCGGGCGGAGCGTCCAATTCGTCGAAAATATCTTCCGTAATGCGGAAAGCGATTTCGGAAGCCACGCCGCACATCGGCCACGCTTCCTGAACGATGACGACGCGATTGGTTTTGGCGATGGATTGATAAACCGGATCCAAATCCAAAGGCCGCAGCGTGCGCAGGTCGATGATGTCGCACTCGACGCCGTGATCTTTGGATAATTGATTCGCCGCATCGAGGCAAAGGTGAATCATTTTGGAATAGGAGACCAATGTAACGTCGCCGCCGTCGCGAATTTTATTGGAAACGCCGATGGGAACGAGATGCTCGCCTTCCGGAACTTCGCCTTTCCAGCCGTACATCACTTCGCTTTCTATAAAGCAGACGGGATTGTCGTCGCGGATGGCCGACTTGAGCAGACCCTTCGCGTCCGCTGGAGTAGCGGGAGCGATGACGATAAGTCCGGGAACATGCACCAGGAAACTCTCGATCGCTTGCGAATGCTGCGAAGAAAGATTGTGAGCCGCGCCGCCCGGACCGCGAATGACCATCGGACAAGCCAGTTGGCCGCCGGACATATAACGCATTTTTGCGGCATTGTTGACGATCTGGTCAAGCGCTAAGATAGCGAAGTTCCAGGTCATCACTTCGATAATAGGCCGCAGCCCCACCGTCGCGGCGCCGACGCCTAAGCCGACGAAGCTATTTTCTGTAATGGGCGAGTCAATCACTCGCTTGGGGCCGAATTTTTCCATCATGCCGAGGGAGACCTTATAAGCGCCATTGTAAAGGCCCACTTCCTCGCCCATAAGAAAAATGCGGTCGTCGCGCTCCATCTCTTCACACATCGCTTGATTCAAGGCTTCACGGAATGCTAATTCAGGCATAGTCGCTATCCTTCTTATACCAATCACCTTTGAATTTGTCGCTTTTAAAATCCCTCTCCCAAGATTGGGAGAGGAAAGGTGAGGGCTGATATTATTGGACTTATAATTCCCTCACCCTAACCCTCTCCCAGAGGGCGAGGGAACAAGAATTGCGTAACATGAGCTAATAAAAATAGTATTATTCCACATAAACGTCATCGTAGAGGGTTTCGGCTTTGGGATCCGGCTGATTCAACGCTCGCGCGATCGACTCATTGATCTCCTCGTCGATCTTTTCCGTCAGATTATCGATTTCCGATTGGCTGGCGAGCAGGTTATCGTCGATATATTGCAGCACAATCTTGATGGGATCGCGCTTCTGCATATCCTTTACTTCTTCCTTGGTGCGGTAGTGGGAATGGACGGGATCGGACATGGAGTGGCCGCGGAAGCGGTAGGTTTGCGCGTCGATAAATGTGGGACGGCTTTCCTTGCGCGCCCGCTCCACGGCATCGGAAAAGCATTTGTGCATCGCGAAAAAATCCATGCCGTCCGCCGCCACGCCTTCGATATGGTAAGCCCCGGCAGTGCGTTTGGAGAGTTCCTTGACGGCGCTGGCGCGTTCGAGAGCGGTGCCCATGCCATAACGGTTGTTTTCGCAGACGTAAATAATGGGGAGTCCCCACAAGGAAGCCATATTGAGAGATTCGTGGAACGTGCCTTGGTTCATGGCCGCTTCGCCGAAGAAGCACACGGTAACGCGGCCGTCGCCCCGGTATTTGGAAGCGAACGCCATGCCCGTGCCCACAGGAATCTGGCCGCCGACGATGCCGTGGCCGCCGTAGAAGTTATGCTCTATGTCGAAGAGGTGCATGGAGCCGCCTTTGGCTTTGGCGATTCCGCCTTCTTTGGCCACAAGTTCGGCGGCGATTTTTTCGGGATCGGCGCCGCGAACGAGAACATGGCCGTGATCGCGGTAGGACGTAATCATATAATCGTCTTTCGCGATGGCATGTTCGGCGGCGACGGCGACAGCTTCCTGGCCAATGTATAGATGGCAAAAACCGCCGATTTTCCCCTGCTGATACAATTGAGCCATCCGTTCCTCGAATCGGCGGATGAGGTGCATTTCCCGATAAACTTGGATAATCTCTTCTTTTGAAAACTTTTGTACCGTTTTAGCCGCAGCCGCTGACGCCGCCATATTTGTCTATCTCCTTATACTTAAAGGATTGCGAAGGAATGAATCCTGCTATGCCGATGATTGTTGCGGCAAGGATTTGATCGGCATCCCATGACGGATTATTATAATAGCCAATTCCGTGATAAATTATACCGAACTTGCTATTTGGGTCTAACCAACCCCAACGTTCAAATTATATGGGTTGAGGCGTCGAAATGCCAAATTCCTCTTTCGTTCATCTCCATGTTCATTCCGAATACAGCCTGTTGGACGGCGCTTGCCGCATCAAAGGGCTGATCGATCAAGCTAAAAAATTCAATATGACGCATCTGGCGCTTACCGATCATGGAGTGATGCACGGTTCGCTGGAATTCTACCAACAAGCCGTCAAAGCGGGAGTGCAGCCCATCGTGGGAGTAGAAGCCTATGTAACTGCCGGATCCCGTTTCGACCGCAAAGGGGGGCGCGACGCCGATATCGACGACACTTCCGACCGCTCCAATTTCCACCTCGTTCTGTTAGCCAAGAATGAGACGGGCTATAAAAATTTGCTGCAGCTGACCTCGCTAGCGCAATTGGAAGGATTCTATTACAAACCCCGCATCGATCATGAGGCGTTGGAAGAATTTTCTGCTGGATTGATCGGCTTGACCGCCTGTCTGAAAGGCGAAATCCCTTCCTTCATGATGGACGGGCAATATGAGCAAGCGAAAAAACTGGCGGAGAAATATCTCAAAATCTTCGGCGAGGGCAATTTTTACCTCGAAGTGCAAAGCAACGGTCTCGATCTGCAGAAAAAAGTCAACGAGGCGATGCGGGTTTTATCCAACGATCTCTCCATCCCCCTGGCCGCCACCGCCGACGTGCATTATTTGAAACCGGAAGACGCGGCGACTCAGGATTGCCTGATCTGCATCGGCACCAAAAAGACGCTCAACGATCCCAACCGCCTAAAGATTTCCACCAAGGAACTCTATTTCATGCCCGGCGAAACCATCGCCGAGAAATTGCCCGATTATCTCGACGCCGTGGAAAATACTGTGCGCATCGCCCAACTTTGCCAGCTCGAATTGAAATACGACGGCTCTAAGCTCATCATGCCCAATTACGAGATTCCCAAGGAAGAGGAATCGTACGTCGG containing:
- the glnA gene encoding type I glutamate--ammonia ligase, which produces MTPKEVLKTIKEKSVQFVDFKFQDFPGTWQHFSVPSHCLEEESFEEGFGFDGSSIRGWKTINESDMLILPDPTTAFIDPFTSHVTLSLTCTILDPITKQPYNRDPRTVAQKCADYIQSTGIADTAYFGPEAEFFIFDSARFGSAAHYSMHEIDSSEGIWNSDADCGGQNLGYRPRHKEGYFPVPPTDALQDIRSEMVSVLMELGIDIEAHHHEVATAGQCEIDMRFAPLVKMADQVMMYKYVLKNVAKANGKTVTFMPKPLFGDNGSGMHVHSSLWKNGKPLFAGDKYAGLSDMALYYIGGLLKHASSLIAFCAPTTNSYKRLVPGYEAPVNLAYSQRNRSAAIRIPMYSPSPKAKRIEFRCPDPSCNPYFAFAAIAMAGLDGILNKIDPGDPLDRNLYDLEPEELAKVPQVPGSLEGAIAALEADHEYLLQGDVFSQDVIDTWIAYKRENEIDPVRLRPHPYEFFLYYDI
- the lipB gene encoding lipoyl(octanoyl) transferase LipB; translated protein: MAHNGSFPPPVLRWGVDVSYEQASQMQEERVAQEKEALILCEHPPTITLGTSASRNDLVFSPIYYRRMGVTIHKSPRGGKATYHGPGQLVFYPILNLRERSLTVHEHLRLLEEAMIRLCAAYGVAARRIDGKAGAWVGDKKIGFIGVRVRKGFSFHGFSLNIKPQHETFRLITPCGMPDLCVTSLEEETGITHDLWKTGDRVIDIFHNLLRSAESVGWAQSEA
- the lpdA gene encoding dihydrolipoyl dehydrogenase, translating into MNAKANLNLLVIGAGPGGYVAAIRASQLGMKTAVVERDRPGGLCLNWGCIPTKALLKSAELYEHLKKGGAFGLKAEGVGFDLAAIVDRSRGISDRIVSGVEFLFKKHSIQQIKGTAEIVSPNEVRVESEGKSEIYMADHILIATGARPRDLPGIQRDGERIVSSKEAMLLKELPPRLAVIGAGAIGMEFAYYYNCLGSQVTVLEALDRVLPVEDDEISKTAARSFKRRGVNIETNALVKSVARDGETVHIQYEANGVKKELTADIALVAIGVTGNIENLGLEKLGVKTVKSSVSVNEHMQTNIPSIYAIGDVIGPPWLAHVASAEGVHAVEHIAGKNPPLINYRAIPGCTYCRPQVASVGYTERKAKEEGIAYKVGSFSFKASGRAIASGDADGLVKLIFEEKYGGLIGAHIVGGEATEMIHELVLAISMEVTAEEIGRTVHAHPTYGESIMEAALDVLGERIHGA
- a CDS encoding type II toxin-antitoxin system HicB family antitoxin is translated as MNRTFTIIVEKGEDGYLISEVVDLPGCHTQARSYDELLIRTKEAIELYLEEKPEITFKFVGLAQIEV
- a CDS encoding dihydrolipoamide acetyltransferase family protein, giving the protein MASIIEMPKLSDTMTTGKIVSWIKKEGDAVAAGEAIAEVETDKATMELEVFDAGALLKILAPAGSAVPIGGPLAIVGKPGENIDDLLNKTQSGTAKPAPKPEAKSTESAPALASASASEPAPSAEDRRIRVSPVAQRMAAEHNVDLAHINGSGPAGRIVKRDIESYLAQAPAAAQVPATRQMALTPSKGLLFEDFPLNTIRSVIARRLPESLGPVPHFYLETDVNIERSLAFKNDLQALAGEDVKITLTDILVKACAVALQRHPQVNSQFGGAYIRRFYAANIGLAVAGEDALMVPVIHSCEAKSVGQIARERLRLVEKAREGRLTPNELSGGTFTISNLGMMGITRFSAVINPPQAAILAVGAIRVEPVIQDNQIVPGKRMALTISCDHRVFDGAEGAQFLATLKSILENPLTLHL
- a CDS encoding pyruvate dehydrogenase complex E1 component subunit beta is translated as MRRIATMPELAFREALNQAMCEEMERDDRIFLMGEEVGLYNGAYKVSLGMMEKFGPKRVIDSPITENSFVGLGVGAATVGLRPIIEVMTWNFAILALDQIVNNAAKMRYMSGGQLACPMVIRGPGGAAHNLSSQHSQAIESFLVHVPGLIVIAPATPADAKGLLKSAIRDDNPVCFIESEVMYGWKGEVPEGEHLVPIGVSNKIRDGGDVTLVSYSKMIHLCLDAANQLSKDHGVECDIIDLRTLRPLDLDPVYQSIAKTNRVVIVQEAWPMCGVASEIAFRITEDIFDELDAPPARVTSEDVPMPYASVLERAVVPNADKIIKAVKKVCYLAD
- the pdhA gene encoding pyruvate dehydrogenase (acetyl-transferring) E1 component subunit alpha, with the protein product MAASAAAAKTVQKFSKEEIIQVYREMHLIRRFEERMAQLYQQGKIGGFCHLYIGQEAVAVAAEHAIAKDDYMITSYRDHGHVLVRGADPEKIAAELVAKEGGIAKAKGGSMHLFDIEHNFYGGHGIVGGQIPVGTGMAFASKYRGDGRVTVCFFGEAAMNQGTFHESLNMASLWGLPIIYVCENNRYGMGTALERASAVKELSKRTAGAYHIEGVAADGMDFFAMHKCFSDAVERARKESRPTFIDAQTYRFRGHSMSDPVHSHYRTKEEVKDMQKRDPIKIVLQYIDDNLLASQSEIDNLTEKIDEEINESIARALNQPDPKAETLYDDVYVE